The Saccharopolyspora gloriosae genome window below encodes:
- a CDS encoding glycosyltransferase gives MRIALLSYRSKPHCGGQGVYVRNLSRELVELGHRVEVFSGPPYPDLDPGVELTEVPSLDLYRDEDPFRTPHWRELRDLTDVLEVATMWSAGFPEPLTFSLRAAKLLRARASEFDVVHDNQCLGYGLLGLRRAGLPLVATVHHPITHDRRLELDAVSGWRTLGVRRWYGFLRMQGRVARRIPELLTVSESSARDIVEDFDVAPERLRVVPLGVDHEVFRPPEPPRVPGRIVAMASADTPLKGVGTLLEAVAKLRTEREVELVLVASPTPGGPTDRLIDELGISGAVRTVSGISDEELAGLVGSAEIACVPSLYEGFSLPTVEAMSCATPLVASRAGAIPEVAGPDGECADLVPPGDAEALAGALGRLFDDPERRRRMGENGRKRVLEKYSWASVAAATAECYAEAEAEMAGNKC, from the coding sequence GTGCGAATAGCGCTGCTGTCGTACCGGAGCAAGCCGCACTGCGGCGGGCAAGGTGTCTACGTCCGGAACCTGAGCCGCGAGCTCGTCGAACTCGGCCACCGCGTCGAGGTCTTCTCCGGACCGCCGTACCCGGATCTCGATCCGGGCGTGGAGCTGACCGAAGTGCCCAGCCTGGACCTGTACCGGGACGAGGACCCGTTCCGCACCCCGCACTGGCGGGAGCTGCGGGACCTCACCGACGTGCTGGAGGTCGCGACCATGTGGTCGGCCGGCTTCCCGGAACCGCTGACCTTCAGCCTCCGCGCGGCGAAGCTGCTGCGCGCGCGGGCCTCGGAGTTCGACGTGGTGCACGACAACCAGTGCCTCGGGTACGGGTTGCTCGGCCTGCGGCGGGCGGGACTTCCGCTGGTGGCCACCGTGCACCACCCGATCACGCACGACCGGCGGCTGGAGCTGGACGCCGTCTCCGGCTGGCGCACGCTCGGCGTCCGCCGCTGGTACGGGTTCCTGCGGATGCAGGGCCGGGTCGCGCGGCGGATCCCGGAGCTGCTGACGGTCTCGGAGTCCTCGGCCCGCGACATCGTCGAGGACTTCGACGTCGCGCCCGAACGGCTCCGCGTGGTGCCGCTGGGCGTCGACCACGAGGTGTTCCGCCCGCCGGAGCCGCCGCGGGTGCCCGGCCGGATCGTGGCGATGGCCAGCGCGGACACCCCGCTCAAGGGCGTCGGCACGCTGCTGGAGGCGGTGGCGAAGCTGCGCACCGAGCGGGAGGTCGAGCTTGTGCTGGTCGCCTCCCCGACGCCGGGCGGGCCGACCGACCGGCTCATCGACGAACTGGGCATCTCCGGTGCGGTGCGCACCGTCAGCGGCATCAGCGACGAGGAGCTGGCCGGGCTGGTGGGATCGGCCGAGATCGCCTGCGTGCCGTCGCTCTACGAAGGCTTCTCGCTGCCCACCGTCGAAGCGATGTCCTGCGCGACGCCGCTGGTCGCCAGCAGGGCGGGCGCCATCCCGGAGGTCGCCGGGCCGGACGGCGAGTGCGCCGACCTGGTGCCGCCGGGCGATGCGGAAGCGCTCGCCGGCGCGCTGGGCAGGCTGTTCGACGACCCGGAGCGCAGGCGCCGGATGGGCGAGAACGGCCGGAAACGGGTGTTGGAGAAGTACAGCTGGGCGTCCGTGGCCGCGGCCACGGCCGAGTGCTATGCCGAAGCGGAGGCGGAAATGGCGGGGAACAAGTGCTGA
- a CDS encoding methyltransferase domain-containing protein, with the protein MLTVDFDLLGVRAGQRVLDLGAGAGRHSFEYLRRGANVIAFDQDTEALAEVETMFGAMAAAGEVPEGASATTVSGDALGLPFPDDHFDQVIASEIMEHIPEDEKAMRELVRVVKPGGRVVVTVPRQWPERICWALSDEYHQVEGGHVRIYRREQLIGRLREAGLREVHHHHAHALHAPYWWLKCAVGVDNTDHPLPKLYHKLLVWDLMSKPWLTRTAEAALNPVLGKSLAVYLYKPEVVGA; encoded by the coding sequence GTGCTGACGGTGGATTTCGACCTGCTCGGGGTGCGAGCGGGTCAGCGAGTGCTCGACCTCGGAGCGGGTGCCGGGCGGCACTCCTTCGAGTACCTGCGGCGCGGGGCGAACGTGATCGCCTTCGACCAGGACACCGAGGCGCTGGCCGAGGTCGAGACGATGTTCGGGGCGATGGCCGCAGCCGGGGAGGTCCCGGAAGGCGCCTCGGCGACGACGGTCAGCGGTGACGCGCTCGGGCTGCCGTTCCCGGACGACCACTTCGACCAGGTGATCGCCTCCGAGATCATGGAGCACATCCCGGAGGACGAGAAGGCCATGCGCGAGCTGGTGCGCGTGGTCAAGCCCGGCGGCCGGGTCGTGGTGACCGTGCCGCGGCAGTGGCCGGAGCGGATCTGCTGGGCGCTGTCGGACGAGTACCACCAGGTCGAGGGCGGCCACGTGCGGATCTACCGCCGCGAGCAGCTGATCGGCCGGTTGCGCGAGGCGGGCCTGCGCGAGGTCCACCACCACCACGCGCACGCGCTGCACGCGCCGTACTGGTGGCTCAAGTGCGCCGTCGGCGTCGACAACACCGACCACCCGCTGCCGAAGCTCTACCACAAGCTCCTGGTGTGGGACCTCATGAGCAAGCCGTGGCTGACCCGGACCGCGGAGGCCGCGCTCAACCCGGTGCTGGGCAAGAGCCTGGCGGTGTACCTGTACAAACCGGAGGTCGTTGGTGCCTGA
- a CDS encoding prenyltransferase, which yields MPELPAVDGVLSSADVLQTARSIAAVQERSGAVPWFPGGHVDPWDHVESAMALSAAGLLVEAERAYDWLRTTQRADGSWPLQVRAGVVEDAASDTNFCAYPAVGVWHHFMITGDAAFAERMWPVVRRAIDFVLRLQRARGEIAWARGTGGEVGGEALLAGSSSIHHSLVCALALAEHLGSPQPDWEVSLGRLAHALRHHPEAFAEKDRYAMDWYYPVLGGPLRDDAGWDRIARRWPDFFVDGLGVRCVDDNPWVTGAETCELVLSLDLLGRRDRAVEALASMQHLREQDGSYWTGLVYTDGKRWPVEQTTWTGAAVVLAADALSGATPGGGIFHVGGLRSGLPVDDACGCDTHISELVGE from the coding sequence GTGCCTGAACTGCCGGCCGTCGACGGGGTGCTCTCGTCGGCCGATGTGCTGCAGACCGCCAGGTCGATCGCCGCGGTGCAGGAGCGCTCCGGCGCGGTGCCGTGGTTCCCCGGTGGTCACGTCGACCCGTGGGACCACGTGGAGTCGGCGATGGCCCTGTCGGCGGCCGGCCTGCTGGTCGAGGCGGAACGCGCCTACGACTGGCTGCGCACGACCCAGCGCGCGGACGGTTCCTGGCCGTTGCAGGTCCGCGCCGGGGTGGTGGAGGACGCCGCCTCGGACACGAACTTCTGCGCGTACCCGGCGGTCGGTGTCTGGCACCACTTCATGATCACCGGGGACGCGGCGTTCGCGGAGCGGATGTGGCCGGTGGTGCGCCGCGCGATCGACTTCGTGCTGCGCCTGCAGCGCGCCCGCGGCGAGATCGCGTGGGCGCGGGGCACCGGCGGCGAGGTGGGCGGTGAGGCGCTGCTGGCGGGCAGTTCGAGCATCCACCACAGCCTGGTGTGCGCGCTGGCGCTGGCCGAGCACCTCGGTTCCCCGCAGCCGGACTGGGAGGTGTCGCTGGGCCGTCTCGCGCACGCCCTGCGCCACCACCCGGAGGCGTTCGCGGAGAAGGACCGCTACGCGATGGACTGGTACTACCCGGTCCTGGGCGGTCCGCTGCGCGACGACGCGGGGTGGGACCGGATCGCGCGGCGCTGGCCGGACTTCTTCGTGGACGGCCTCGGAGTGCGCTGCGTCGACGACAACCCGTGGGTGACCGGCGCCGAGACCTGCGAGCTGGTGCTGAGCCTGGACCTGCTGGGACGGCGCGACCGGGCCGTGGAGGCGCTGGCGTCGATGCAGCACCTGCGCGAGCAGGACGGCTCGTACTGGACGGGCCTGGTCTACACCGACGGCAAGCGCTGGCCGGTGGAGCAGACCACCTGGACCGGCGCAGCGGTGGTCCTCGCCGCGGACGCCCTGTCCGGCGCCACCCCCGGCGGGGGGATCTTCCACGTCGGCGGCCTGCGCTCCGGCCTGCCCGTCGACGACGCCTGCGGCTGCGACACCCACATCTCCGAACTGGTCGGCGAGTAG
- a CDS encoding class I SAM-dependent methyltransferase, giving the protein MTPTAPTPADSPSAEHAIPPDLAAKADQAIGFMPADEGLALHRAAIDFLGTGVALEVGSYCGKSTIYLGAAARATGGRVVTVDHHRGSEEHQPGWEYHDPDLVDPQVGKLDTLGEFRSTIAGAGLEDEVIAIVGSSRSTAAIWRSPLNLVFIDGGHTDTAANTDYEGWAPWVAPGGALVIHDVFPDPADGGQAPYRIYRRALDSGNYDEVRTVGSLRVLRRISGTLGEL; this is encoded by the coding sequence GTGACACCGACCGCACCGACGCCAGCCGACAGCCCGAGCGCGGAGCACGCGATCCCGCCGGACCTCGCGGCCAAGGCCGACCAGGCGATCGGCTTCATGCCCGCCGACGAAGGCCTCGCCCTGCACCGCGCCGCCATCGACTTCCTCGGCACCGGCGTCGCGCTGGAAGTCGGCTCCTACTGCGGGAAGTCGACGATCTACCTCGGCGCCGCCGCCCGCGCCACCGGCGGTCGCGTCGTCACCGTCGACCACCACCGGGGCTCCGAGGAGCACCAGCCAGGCTGGGAGTACCACGATCCGGACCTGGTCGACCCGCAGGTCGGCAAGCTCGACACCCTCGGCGAGTTCCGCAGCACCATCGCGGGCGCCGGGCTGGAGGACGAGGTCATCGCCATCGTCGGCAGCTCCCGCTCGACCGCCGCGATCTGGCGCAGCCCGCTGAACCTGGTCTTCATCGACGGCGGCCACACCGACACCGCCGCGAACACCGACTACGAGGGCTGGGCGCCGTGGGTCGCGCCGGGCGGGGCGCTGGTCATCCACGACGTGTTCCCCGACCCCGCCGACGGGGGCCAAGCGCCGTACCGGATCTACCGCCGCGCGCTCGACAGCGGGAACTACGACGAGGTCCGAACGGTCGGCTCCCTGCGCGTGCTGCGCAGGATCAGCGGCACGCTCGGCGAACTCTGA
- a CDS encoding acyl-CoA dehydrogenase, with translation MPIAITEVQRDLRESVRAWAESSGPDVRAGEEPGARWKPDRAWAELAELGVFAIAVPERAGGAGGGVADLAAALEPVAESLLTGPVLSTCAAGVLLGRAGGDGELLRSLAAGELPVAVASEVGDLSAERVPGGGLVVSGAVDPVPSAPDASHLLLGARGPDGRERWFLVDAESPGLTVEARRALDFSRSLGRVELVDVAIPDDALLPELSTADVRDVLVTAAVAEASGVAGWCLRTAVEHARTREQFGQLIGTFQAVKHLCAEMLCRTEQVAALAWDAARTLDEDPGQHPLAAAAAGAVALDAAVDTAKDCVQVLGGIGFTWEHDAHLHLRRALALRQWLGGGSAWRARAAELALGGARRRLGVSGELPADVAARRPEVRAFVEELAASPDEQRRERLYASGYLAPHWPEPYGLAAAPGVQLLIDEELRAAGVARPDLIIGGWAVPTLLEHGTAEQQERFVRPTALGEITWCQLFSEPGAGSDLAGLRTRAERVDGGWRLHGQKVWTSMARQAHWAICLARTDPEVPKHRGITYFLVDMAADGIEIRPLREITGEAVFNEVFLDGVFVPDEQVVGAPGQGWRLARTTLSNERVAMSGGSALGEDVEALLALARERGVRPGSAEHERLGALVAEGLSVSLLRLRATLLSLNGRDPGAQSSVEKLVGVRHRQDVAEAALDVLGPEGAAADGVAADPTREFLLTRCLSIAGGTTQILRTVAAERILGLPRG, from the coding sequence ATGCCGATCGCGATCACCGAAGTGCAGCGGGACCTGCGGGAGTCGGTCCGGGCCTGGGCGGAGAGCTCCGGCCCCGACGTGCGGGCGGGGGAGGAGCCCGGTGCGCGGTGGAAACCGGATCGCGCCTGGGCGGAGCTCGCCGAGCTGGGCGTGTTCGCCATCGCGGTGCCGGAGCGCGCGGGCGGCGCCGGCGGCGGTGTGGCCGACCTCGCGGCGGCGCTGGAACCGGTGGCCGAGTCGTTGCTCACAGGGCCGGTGCTGTCGACCTGCGCGGCGGGCGTGCTGCTCGGCCGGGCGGGTGGTGACGGCGAGCTGCTGCGGTCGCTGGCCGCCGGTGAGCTCCCCGTCGCGGTGGCGAGCGAGGTCGGAGATCTGTCGGCGGAGCGGGTCCCCGGCGGCGGCCTGGTCGTGTCCGGCGCGGTCGACCCGGTGCCCTCCGCGCCGGACGCCTCGCACCTGCTGCTGGGCGCGCGCGGGCCGGACGGCCGGGAACGGTGGTTCCTGGTCGACGCCGAGAGCCCGGGGCTGACCGTCGAAGCCCGCCGGGCCCTCGACTTCTCCCGTTCCCTGGGGCGCGTCGAACTCGTCGACGTCGCGATCCCGGACGACGCACTGCTGCCGGAGCTGAGCACGGCGGACGTCCGCGACGTGCTGGTGACCGCCGCCGTGGCCGAAGCCTCCGGCGTCGCCGGGTGGTGCCTGCGCACCGCAGTCGAGCACGCCCGCACCCGCGAGCAGTTCGGGCAGCTCATCGGGACCTTCCAAGCGGTCAAGCACCTGTGCGCCGAGATGCTCTGCCGGACCGAGCAGGTCGCGGCGCTCGCCTGGGACGCCGCGCGCACGCTCGACGAGGACCCCGGCCAGCACCCGCTGGCGGCGGCAGCGGCCGGAGCGGTCGCGCTGGACGCGGCGGTGGACACCGCGAAGGACTGCGTGCAGGTGCTCGGCGGCATCGGGTTCACCTGGGAGCACGACGCGCACCTCCACCTGCGGCGGGCCCTCGCGCTGCGGCAGTGGCTCGGCGGCGGCTCCGCCTGGCGGGCTCGCGCGGCCGAGCTGGCGCTGGGCGGCGCCCGGCGGCGGCTCGGCGTCAGCGGTGAACTGCCCGCCGACGTCGCGGCCCGGCGGCCGGAGGTCCGCGCCTTCGTCGAGGAGCTCGCCGCCTCGCCCGACGAGCAGCGCCGGGAACGGCTCTACGCCTCGGGATACCTCGCCCCGCACTGGCCGGAGCCCTACGGGCTCGCGGCGGCTCCGGGGGTGCAACTGCTCATCGACGAGGAGCTGCGCGCCGCCGGGGTCGCACGGCCCGACCTGATCATCGGCGGCTGGGCGGTGCCCACGCTGCTGGAGCACGGCACCGCCGAACAGCAGGAGCGGTTCGTGCGCCCCACAGCCCTGGGGGAGATCACCTGGTGTCAGCTGTTCAGCGAACCGGGCGCGGGGTCGGACCTCGCGGGGCTGCGCACGCGCGCGGAACGCGTGGACGGCGGCTGGCGGTTGCACGGCCAGAAGGTGTGGACGTCGATGGCCCGGCAGGCGCACTGGGCGATCTGCTTGGCCCGCACCGATCCCGAGGTGCCCAAGCACCGGGGGATCACCTACTTCCTGGTCGACATGGCCGCTGACGGCATCGAGATCCGCCCGCTGCGGGAGATCACCGGCGAGGCCGTGTTCAACGAGGTGTTCCTGGACGGCGTGTTCGTCCCCGACGAGCAGGTGGTCGGAGCGCCCGGTCAGGGCTGGCGGCTGGCGCGCACCACGCTGTCCAACGAGCGGGTCGCGATGAGCGGCGGCTCGGCGCTCGGCGAGGACGTGGAGGCGCTGCTGGCGCTGGCCCGCGAGCGCGGCGTCCGGCCGGGATCAGCGGAGCACGAACGCCTCGGCGCACTGGTGGCGGAGGGGCTGTCGGTCTCGCTGCTGCGGTTGCGGGCGACGCTGCTGAGCCTCAACGGCCGCGATCCGGGCGCGCAGTCCAGCGTGGAGAAGCTGGTGGGCGTGCGGCACCGGCAGGACGTGGCCGAGGCAGCGCTCGACGTGCTCGGTCCGGAGGGTGCCGCCGCCGACGGCGTGGCCGCGGATCCGACGCGCGAGTTCCTGCTCACCCGCTGCTTGAGCATCGCCGGTGGCACCACGCAGATCCTGCGGACCGTTGCGGCGGAACGGATTTTGGGCCTGCCGCGCGGGTGA
- a CDS encoding acyl-CoA dehydrogenase family protein yields MEFALDDTQQPLRELASEVLTRERDRARSAGADAGGGTGSQEALWKALATAGLLSIAVPERLGGAGLGPMETAVVLTEVGRHAADVPALATLAFGVLPVVRHGTAEQQDRLLRDVDSGQVLTAALSEPSAPLTAAPRTSARRDGAGFLVSGTKTDVLHADLAREILVPVALDDGTTAVALVRPDADGLVAEAAPMSGGTGWTLRFDAVRAERLGGADALPDLLRCARAGMCAAGDGAVAGALALTTEHVRTRTQFGRPLAAFQSVAGQIADVYIASRTLHLAALSACWRLAEGRDPDEDLAVAALWLAEEAPAAMHVCHHLHGGAGLDVTYPMHRHYSLVKDLARALGGAGHVLDALADRLAGR; encoded by the coding sequence GTGGAGTTCGCGCTCGATGACACGCAGCAACCCTTGCGGGAACTGGCATCCGAGGTGCTGACCCGGGAACGGGACCGCGCGCGGAGCGCCGGCGCGGACGCGGGAGGTGGAACCGGTTCGCAGGAGGCGCTGTGGAAGGCGCTCGCGACGGCGGGGCTGCTGTCGATCGCCGTCCCGGAGCGGCTCGGCGGCGCGGGACTCGGCCCGATGGAGACCGCCGTGGTGCTGACCGAAGTGGGACGGCACGCCGCCGACGTGCCCGCGCTGGCGACCCTGGCGTTCGGCGTGCTGCCGGTGGTGCGCCACGGCACCGCCGAGCAGCAGGACCGGCTGTTGCGCGACGTGGACTCCGGGCAGGTGCTCACCGCGGCGCTCAGCGAACCGTCGGCACCGCTGACCGCGGCACCGCGCACCTCGGCTCGCCGGGACGGCGCCGGATTCCTGGTGTCCGGCACCAAGACCGACGTCCTCCACGCCGACCTCGCGCGGGAGATCCTCGTTCCGGTCGCGCTGGACGACGGCACGACCGCCGTCGCCCTGGTCCGCCCGGACGCGGACGGGCTCGTGGCGGAGGCCGCGCCGATGTCCGGCGGCACGGGCTGGACGCTGCGCTTCGACGCGGTGCGGGCGGAACGGCTCGGCGGCGCCGACGCGCTGCCGGACCTGCTGCGCTGCGCGCGAGCGGGGATGTGCGCGGCGGGCGACGGCGCGGTCGCGGGCGCGCTCGCGCTCACCACGGAGCACGTGCGCACCCGCACCCAGTTCGGCAGGCCGCTGGCGGCCTTCCAATCCGTCGCCGGTCAGATCGCCGACGTCTACATCGCGTCCCGGACCCTGCACCTGGCGGCGCTGTCGGCCTGCTGGCGACTGGCCGAGGGGCGCGACCCCGATGAGGACCTCGCGGTCGCGGCGCTGTGGCTGGCCGAGGAGGCACCGGCGGCGATGCACGTGTGCCACCACCTGCACGGCGGTGCGGGGCTGGACGTCACCTACCCGATGCACCGGCACTATTCGCTGGTCAAGGACCTGGCGCGGGCGCTGGGCGGGGCCGGGCACGTGCTCGACGCGCTCGCCGACCGGCTCGCGGGCCGGTGA